In one Massilia endophytica genomic region, the following are encoded:
- the ompR gene encoding osmolarity response regulator transcription factor OmpR, translating into MTTTSTESGNTPGTQNGHQAKIMVVDDDVRLRDLLRRYLTEQGFNVFTAENATAMNKLWLRERYDLLVLDLMLPGEDGLSICRRLRGAGDQTPIIMLTAKGEDVDRIVGLEMGADDYLPKPFNPRELVARIGAVLRRKAPDEIPGAPSETPQTFEFGQFVLDLGTRTLKKNGETVPLTTGEFSVLKVFARHARQPLSREKLMELARGREYEVFDRSLDVQISRLRKLIEPDPSSPLYIQTVWGLGYVFIPEGQPR; encoded by the coding sequence ATGACAACGACATCGACAGAATCCGGCAACACCCCCGGCACCCAGAACGGCCACCAGGCGAAGATCATGGTGGTGGACGACGACGTGCGCCTGCGCGACCTGCTGCGGCGCTACCTCACCGAGCAGGGCTTCAACGTCTTCACGGCGGAAAACGCCACGGCCATGAACAAGCTCTGGCTGCGCGAGCGCTATGACCTGCTGGTGCTGGACCTGATGCTGCCGGGCGAGGACGGCCTTTCGATCTGCCGCCGCCTGCGCGGCGCGGGGGACCAGACCCCCATCATCATGCTGACCGCCAAGGGCGAGGACGTGGACCGCATCGTGGGCCTGGAAATGGGGGCGGACGACTACCTGCCCAAGCCTTTCAACCCGCGCGAGCTGGTGGCCCGCATCGGCGCCGTGCTGCGCCGCAAGGCGCCGGACGAGATCCCCGGCGCCCCTTCCGAAACCCCGCAGACCTTCGAGTTCGGCCAGTTCGTGCTGGACCTGGGCACCCGCACCCTGAAGAAGAACGGCGAGACCGTGCCCCTGACCACGGGCGAATTCTCCGTGCTGAAGGTGTTCGCCCGCCATGCCCGCCAGCCGCTCTCGCGCGAAAAGCTCATGGAACTGGCGCGCGGACGCGAATACGAGGTCTTCGACCGCAGCCTGGACGTGCAGATCTCCCGCCTGCGCAAGCTGATCGAACCCGATCCGTCGAGCCCCCTCTATATACAGACGGTGTGGGGCCTGGGCTATGTCTTCATCCCGGAGGGCCAGCCGCGCTGA
- a CDS encoding ATP-binding protein: MMAFKLPRFGRPMSGLFWRTFLLLGVLTTLSMASWIGMISVVQREPQAQQLAAQVISVVTITRAALTHSAPDLRRELLFELVSNEGIRVFSLEDDDEVEPPPANALMPLIESMVKAKLGADTRFSARVNGMRGFWVSFKIDDDQYWLMLERERISGLTGVQWLGWAGVVSLVSLLGAALISSLINLPLKRLTAAARDIARGLRPEPLPDKGPQEVRQANRSFNQMVDDLQQVESDRAVILAGISHDLRTPLARMQLEVEMAHLPPDARSGMQSDIAQMDAIIAQFLDYAKPTETSTFVLVDVSGMLEDVAHEATRLPDVRVQTVLCEGAQVRGNPTDLKRVFNNLVENARRYGKTPGGELAEIEIHCTAKGGRVVIEFLDHGVGVPEDQLDQLRKPFTRLDTARSQANGAGLGLAIVERVLQKHEAELQLSNRPGGGLVVRITLNAG, encoded by the coding sequence ATGATGGCGTTTAAACTGCCCCGCTTCGGGCGGCCGATGAGCGGCCTGTTCTGGCGCACTTTCCTGCTGCTCGGCGTGCTGACGACGCTGAGCATGGCCTCCTGGATCGGCATGATCAGCGTCGTGCAGCGCGAGCCCCAGGCGCAGCAGCTTGCGGCCCAGGTGATCTCCGTGGTCACCATCACCCGCGCCGCCCTCACCCACTCCGCCCCCGACCTGCGGCGCGAGCTGCTGTTCGAGCTCGTGTCCAACGAAGGCATCCGCGTCTTCTCGCTGGAGGACGACGACGAGGTGGAGCCGCCGCCCGCCAACGCCCTCATGCCCCTGATCGAGTCCATGGTCAAGGCCAAGCTGGGGGCGGACACCCGCTTCTCGGCGCGCGTGAACGGCATGCGCGGCTTCTGGGTCAGCTTCAAGATCGACGACGACCAGTACTGGCTCATGCTGGAGCGCGAGCGCATCAGCGGCCTCACGGGCGTGCAGTGGCTGGGCTGGGCGGGCGTGGTCTCCCTGGTCTCCCTGCTGGGCGCAGCCCTGATTTCGAGCCTCATCAACCTTCCCCTCAAGCGCCTGACCGCCGCCGCGCGCGACATCGCCCGCGGCCTGCGCCCCGAACCGCTGCCGGACAAGGGGCCGCAGGAGGTGCGCCAGGCGAACCGCAGCTTCAACCAGATGGTGGACGACCTGCAGCAGGTGGAATCGGACCGCGCCGTGATCCTGGCCGGCATCTCGCACGACCTGCGCACCCCGCTGGCGCGCATGCAGCTGGAAGTGGAGATGGCCCACCTGCCGCCCGACGCGCGCTCCGGCATGCAGTCCGATATCGCCCAGATGGACGCCATCATCGCCCAGTTCCTGGACTACGCGAAGCCCACCGAGACCTCCACCTTCGTGCTGGTGGACGTTTCCGGTATGCTGGAAGACGTGGCCCACGAGGCCACCCGCCTGCCGGACGTGCGCGTGCAGACCGTTTTGTGCGAAGGCGCCCAGGTCCGCGGCAACCCCACCGACCTGAAACGGGTGTTCAACAACCTGGTGGAGAACGCCCGGCGCTACGGCAAGACGCCCGGCGGCGAGCTGGCCGAGATCGAGATCCACTGCACGGCCAAGGGCGGGCGGGTGGTCATCGAGTTCCTGGACCACGGCGTCGGCGTTCCGGAAGACCAGCTGGACCAGCTGCGCAAACCCTTCACCCGCCTCGACACGGCGCGCAGCCAGGCCAATGGCGCGGGGCTGGGCCTGGCCATCGTGGAGCGGGTGCTGCAAAAGCACGAGGCGGAGTTGCAGCTGAGCAATCGTCCCGGCGGCGGCTTGGTGGTTCGGATTACCCTCAACGCGGGCTGA
- a CDS encoding VOC family protein, with amino-acid sequence MVQKIPEGMHSLTPHLVCRGAADAIEFYKKAFNAEECARIPSPDGSGKLIHAMVKIGDSNLMLVDEFPEMGARAPQGFSPVTIHHYVENADATFERAIAAGATVRMPLDDMFWGDRYGVLVDPFGHMWSIATHIRDVSFEEATAAAASMPAECGGKAQ; translated from the coding sequence ATGGTTCAAAAGATTCCTGAAGGCATGCACTCGCTCACCCCGCACCTGGTGTGCCGTGGCGCGGCGGACGCGATCGAGTTCTACAAGAAGGCCTTCAATGCAGAAGAATGCGCGCGCATCCCCTCCCCGGACGGGAGCGGCAAGCTGATTCACGCAATGGTCAAAATCGGCGATTCCAACCTGATGCTGGTCGACGAGTTCCCCGAAATGGGCGCGCGGGCGCCGCAGGGCTTCTCGCCCGTGACCATCCACCACTATGTGGAGAACGCCGACGCCACGTTCGAGCGCGCCATTGCCGCCGGCGCCACCGTGCGCATGCCGCTGGACGACATGTTCTGGGGCGACCGCTACGGCGTGCTGGTCGATCCGTTCGGCCACATGTGGTCCATCGCCACCCATATCCGCGACGTGTCCTTCGAAGAAGCGACGGCCGCCGCAGCCAGCATGCCCGCCGAATGCGGCGGCAAAGCCCAATAA
- a CDS encoding YciI family protein, which produces MRFMVIVKASADTEAGVMPPTELLEAMGKFNEELVNAGVMLAGEGLHPSSRGARIQFSGKDRKVIDGPFAETKELVAGFWLVQMKSLDECVEWFKRAPMLEGDQLEIRRVFEAEDFGAEFTPELREQEEQQRAKMASQHAA; this is translated from the coding sequence ATGCGATTCATGGTCATTGTCAAAGCTAGCGCCGACACCGAAGCAGGCGTCATGCCGCCAACCGAACTGCTGGAAGCGATGGGCAAGTTCAACGAAGAACTGGTGAACGCCGGCGTGATGCTGGCAGGCGAAGGCCTGCACCCGAGCTCGCGCGGCGCGCGCATCCAATTCTCGGGCAAGGACCGCAAGGTCATCGACGGCCCCTTCGCCGAAACCAAGGAGCTCGTCGCGGGCTTCTGGCTGGTGCAGATGAAATCCCTGGACGAATGCGTGGAATGGTTCAAGCGCGCCCCGATGCTGGAGGGCGACCAGCTGGAGATCCGCCGCGTCTTCGAGGCCGAGGACTTCGGCGCCGAGTTCACGCCGGAGCTGCGCGAGCAGGAAGAACAGCAGCGCGCCAAGATGGCTTCCCAGCACGCAGCCTGA
- a CDS encoding YciI family protein yields the protein MHFMILRRADRSSEQAAFPLPELSKAVPSGRWLHPSARGARLRKRDGQWSVHDVPFADARELVAGFTIIDVPSKQDAIEWAKTWPTADGEGEVELEVRETGCSSGCVGFDTQAAAQLTPYIVLLKSDRNTEADLPTPPEVIAQMNAANQAGVKAGIVLAGEGLQPTSKGARVKFGGGRSTVIDGPFTEIKELIAGFWLIQTATREEAFDWVRNYPFPLGPNMEVELREVVRA from the coding sequence ATGCACTTCATGATCCTGCGCCGCGCCGACCGCAGTTCCGAACAGGCGGCCTTTCCGCTTCCCGAACTGAGCAAGGCAGTACCGTCAGGGCGGTGGTTGCATCCCAGTGCGCGCGGCGCCCGCCTGCGCAAGCGCGACGGCCAGTGGAGCGTGCACGACGTTCCTTTCGCCGATGCGCGCGAGCTGGTGGCGGGCTTCACCATCATCGATGTGCCCTCGAAACAGGATGCCATCGAGTGGGCCAAGACCTGGCCCACGGCCGACGGCGAAGGCGAAGTGGAACTCGAAGTGCGTGAAACGGGCTGCTCCAGCGGCTGCGTGGGCTTCGACACCCAGGCCGCGGCCCAGCTCACGCCCTATATCGTGCTGCTCAAGTCCGACCGCAACACGGAAGCCGACCTGCCCACGCCGCCCGAGGTGATCGCGCAGATGAACGCCGCCAACCAGGCAGGCGTGAAGGCAGGCATTGTGCTGGCTGGCGAGGGCCTGCAGCCGACATCCAAGGGAGCGCGCGTGAAGTTCGGCGGCGGCCGCAGCACCGTCATCGACGGTCCGTTCACCGAGATCAAGGAACTGATCGCAGGCTTCTGGCTGATCCAGACCGCCACGCGCGAAGAAGCCTTCGACTGGGTGAGGAACTATCCCTTCCCGCTCGGCCCGAACATGGAGGTCGAGCTGCGCGAAGTGGTGCGCGCTTGA